Proteins encoded in a region of the Devosia sp. RR2S18 genome:
- a CDS encoding glycoside hydrolase family 43 protein: MPQITNPILPGFNPDPSICRVGDDYYIATSTFEWFPGVQIHHSKDLANWELVSRPLNRKAQLDMRGDPDSCGVWAPDITHDGEKFWLVYTDVKRKDGSFKDAHNYIVTAESIEGPWSDPIYINSSGFDPSLFHDDDGRKWFVNMMWDHRTRPLKFAGIALQEFDPVAGKLIGPRTNIYQGTNLKLVEGPHLYKRNGWYYLLTAEGGTAYDHACTFARSRSIDGPYETHPDKHILTSKDAPLAALQRAGHGDLVETPDGKTYLVHLAGRPTTQERRCTLGRETSIQEAYWGDDDWIHVKHGPVPSLHVEVPGNRDEDKYWAEQRYGFEDGLHKDFQWLRTPESERIFTTDGGKLRLFGRESIGSWFEQALVARRQTHFSYDAETVVDFSPTDERQFAGLTAYYSRYNFFYLTVTAHSDGQRELLLMSSEISWPDGNLSFPAEPVQIPNEGKVKLALTIRGRKLQFFYALEGEELQPIGPVLDASTLSDECGGHQAHGSFTGAFVGVAASDLNGTALPADFDYFTYRPVRDPSDRYEIDDLQ, encoded by the coding sequence ATGCCCCAGATCACCAATCCCATCTTGCCCGGCTTCAACCCGGACCCGTCCATCTGCCGCGTGGGCGACGATTATTACATCGCCACCTCCACCTTCGAGTGGTTCCCCGGCGTGCAGATCCATCACTCCAAGGATCTCGCCAACTGGGAGCTGGTTTCGCGCCCGCTTAATCGCAAGGCGCAGCTCGACATGCGCGGCGATCCCGACAGCTGCGGCGTCTGGGCCCCCGACATCACCCATGATGGGGAGAAGTTCTGGCTGGTCTATACCGACGTCAAGCGCAAGGACGGCTCGTTCAAGGACGCGCACAACTACATCGTGACAGCCGAGAGTATCGAAGGCCCCTGGTCCGATCCGATCTACATCAACTCCTCGGGTTTCGACCCTTCGCTGTTCCACGACGACGATGGCCGCAAGTGGTTCGTCAACATGATGTGGGACCACCGCACGCGGCCGCTGAAGTTTGCCGGGATTGCGCTGCAGGAATTCGATCCCGTTGCCGGCAAGCTGATCGGGCCGCGCACCAATATCTACCAGGGCACCAATCTCAAGCTGGTTGAAGGCCCGCACCTCTATAAGCGCAATGGCTGGTATTACCTGCTGACCGCTGAAGGCGGCACGGCCTATGACCATGCCTGCACCTTTGCCCGCTCGCGCAGCATAGATGGTCCTTACGAGACCCATCCCGACAAGCACATCCTCACCTCCAAGGATGCTCCGCTCGCGGCGCTCCAGCGCGCCGGCCACGGCGATCTCGTGGAAACACCCGATGGCAAGACCTATCTCGTCCATCTCGCTGGTCGCCCGACCACACAGGAACGCCGCTGCACGCTAGGTCGCGAAACCTCGATCCAGGAAGCCTATTGGGGTGATGACGACTGGATTCACGTGAAACACGGCCCCGTACCGTCCCTGCATGTTGAAGTGCCGGGCAACCGCGACGAGGACAAGTACTGGGCCGAGCAGCGCTATGGGTTCGAAGACGGCCTCCACAAGGACTTCCAGTGGCTGCGCACGCCCGAGAGCGAACGCATTTTCACGACCGACGGCGGCAAGCTGCGCCTCTTCGGTCGGGAATCGATTGGCTCATGGTTCGAGCAGGCGCTGGTCGCCCGCCGGCAGACGCACTTCTCCTACGATGCCGAGACAGTGGTCGACTTCTCGCCCACCGACGAGCGCCAGTTTGCGGGCCTGACCGCCTATTACAGCCGCTACAACTTCTTCTACCTGACCGTCACCGCCCATTCGGACGGTCAGCGCGAACTACTGCTGATGAGCTCGGAAATCAGCTGGCCCGATGGCAATCTCAGCTTCCCTGCCGAGCCGGTGCAGATCCCCAATGAGGGGAAGGTCAAGCTGGCGCTCACCATCCGGGGTCGCAAGCTGCAGTTCTTCTATGCCCTGGAAGGCGAGGAGCTGCAGCCCATCGGTCCGGTGCTCGACGCTTCGACCCTTTCGGACGAGTGCGGTGGCCACCAGGCCCATGGCAGCTTCACCGGTGCTTTCGTCGGCGTTGCCGCGAGCGATCTCAACGGCACCGCGCTGCCGGCGGATTTCGACTATTTCACCTATCGCCCGGTGCGCGATCCGTCCGACCGCTACGAGATCGACGACTTGCAGTAG
- the xylA gene encoding xylose isomerase, translating into MTDFFKGISQVKFEGPQSANPLAYRHYNKDEIVAGKRMEDHIRPAIAYWHTFAAEGGDPFGGRTFDRPWYDKGMEGARLKADVAFEFFDLLDVPFFCFHDVDIAPEGETLAESNNNVRAIGEIFARKMETSRTKLLWGTANLFSNRRYMSGAATNPDPEIFAYAAGQVKNVLELTHELGGENYVLWGGREGYETLLNTKIGQEQDQVARFLTLVIEHAKKIGFTGQILIEPKPQEPSKHQYDYDVATVYGFLQRYGLEKEVKCNIEVGHAFLAGHSFEHELAVASSLGMLGSVDANRNDLQSGWDTDQFPNNAPEAALAFYYILKQGGLGKGGFNFDAKVRRQSLDPADLLYGHIGGLDTLARGLKGAAALIEDGEFDRLLDDRYAGWNQQGAAAMLKGERTLEEIAAWVEAENINPQPRSGRQEYLENLVNRFV; encoded by the coding sequence GTGACGGATTTTTTCAAGGGTATCTCGCAGGTCAAGTTTGAAGGACCTCAGAGCGCCAACCCGCTCGCCTATCGCCACTACAACAAGGACGAGATCGTCGCCGGCAAGCGCATGGAGGACCATATCCGTCCCGCCATCGCTTATTGGCACACCTTTGCAGCTGAGGGCGGCGACCCATTTGGCGGCCGCACCTTTGACCGCCCCTGGTATGACAAGGGCATGGAAGGCGCGCGCCTCAAGGCCGACGTAGCATTCGAGTTCTTCGATCTTTTGGATGTGCCGTTCTTCTGCTTCCACGACGTCGATATCGCCCCCGAGGGCGAGACGCTGGCGGAGAGCAACAATAACGTTCGCGCCATCGGCGAAATCTTTGCTCGGAAGATGGAAACGAGCCGCACCAAGCTCCTCTGGGGGACGGCCAACCTCTTCTCCAATCGCCGCTACATGAGCGGCGCGGCGACCAATCCTGATCCGGAAATCTTCGCCTATGCCGCTGGCCAGGTGAAGAACGTGCTCGAGCTGACCCACGAACTGGGAGGCGAGAACTATGTCCTTTGGGGCGGCCGCGAGGGCTACGAAACCCTGCTCAACACCAAGATCGGCCAGGAGCAGGACCAGGTGGCCCGCTTCCTGACCCTGGTCATCGAGCACGCCAAAAAGATCGGCTTTACCGGCCAGATCCTGATCGAGCCCAAGCCGCAGGAACCATCCAAGCACCAGTATGACTATGACGTCGCCACGGTCTATGGCTTCCTCCAGCGCTATGGCCTGGAAAAGGAAGTGAAGTGCAATATCGAGGTCGGCCACGCCTTCCTCGCCGGTCACTCCTTCGAGCACGAGCTGGCTGTTGCCTCCTCGCTGGGCATGCTGGGCTCGGTCGACGCCAACCGCAACGATCTGCAGTCCGGCTGGGACACCGACCAGTTCCCCAATAATGCGCCCGAGGCGGCGCTCGCTTTCTACTACATCCTCAAACAGGGCGGCCTGGGCAAGGGCGGCTTCAACTTCGATGCCAAGGTGCGTCGCCAGTCGCTCGATCCGGCGGACCTGCTTTATGGTCACATCGGCGGCCTCGACACGCTGGCCCGCGGTCTCAAGGGTGCGGCGGCACTGATCGAGGATGGCGAGTTCGACCGCCTGCTGGACGACCGCTATGCCGGCTGGAACCAGCAAGGCGCGGCCGCCATGCTCAAGGGCGAGCGCACGCTGGAGGAGATCGCCGCCTGGGTGGAGGCGGAAAACATCAACCCGCAGCCGCGCTCCGGTCGCCAGGAATATCTCGAAAACCTGGTCAACCGCTTCGTTTGA
- the xylB gene encoding xylulokinase: protein MTFLGIDIGTSGVKALLIDESGKALGEASAPAVEPVRPQPGWSEQNPADWWQATLDAIDKLKASHGSELAKVRGIGLSGHMHGATLLGASDEVLRPCILWNDGRSAAECAEMEAALPSLRDIAGNIAMPGFTAPKLAWVRKHEPAIFDKVKKVLLPKAYVRLLLTGEYVEDMSDAAGTLWLDVKKRDWSDELLGVTGLGREHMPRLVEGSAASANLKREFVQRWGMSGDVVVAGGAGDNAAAACGIGAIRPGEGFVSLGTSGVLFVSNEKFSPNTEGAVHAFCHAIPDTWHQMGVILSATDSLNWLSRITGKKQAELSGEAEAQFTGPGETIFLPYLSGERTPHNNAGARGSFVGLSQSTETAQLAQAVMEGVTFAMRDCQRVLADAGTQIGRLLAVGGGSKSNLWLKMLATNLEMEIALPEDGDFGGALGAARLGLCAATGAKPDEVMAMPPIKTVIAPDQSLSAAYADQYARYRALYPAIEETRK from the coding sequence ATGACATTTCTCGGCATTGATATCGGCACATCCGGCGTCAAGGCGCTGTTGATCGACGAATCGGGCAAGGCGCTTGGCGAGGCTTCTGCCCCCGCCGTCGAGCCGGTCCGCCCGCAGCCCGGCTGGTCCGAACAGAACCCGGCCGATTGGTGGCAGGCGACGCTCGACGCCATTGACAAGCTCAAGGCGAGCCACGGCTCCGAGTTGGCCAAGGTGCGCGGCATCGGCCTATCCGGTCACATGCATGGCGCGACGCTGTTGGGCGCCAGTGATGAGGTGCTCCGCCCCTGCATTTTGTGGAACGACGGCCGCTCGGCTGCAGAATGCGCGGAAATGGAAGCGGCCTTGCCCAGCCTGCGCGACATCGCCGGCAATATCGCGATGCCCGGCTTTACCGCACCCAAGCTCGCTTGGGTACGCAAGCATGAGCCGGCAATCTTCGACAAGGTGAAGAAGGTCCTGCTGCCCAAGGCCTATGTGCGCCTGCTCCTGACCGGCGAATACGTCGAGGACATGAGCGATGCCGCTGGCACCCTTTGGCTTGACGTCAAGAAGCGCGACTGGTCCGATGAACTTCTTGGGGTGACCGGACTTGGGCGTGAGCACATGCCGCGCCTCGTTGAAGGTTCAGCGGCCTCGGCCAATCTCAAGCGCGAATTCGTCCAGCGCTGGGGCATGAGTGGCGACGTGGTGGTGGCGGGTGGTGCTGGCGACAATGCTGCAGCCGCCTGTGGCATCGGTGCGATCCGTCCCGGCGAAGGCTTTGTGTCGCTGGGCACCTCGGGCGTGCTGTTCGTCTCCAACGAAAAGTTCAGCCCCAATACCGAGGGCGCCGTCCACGCCTTTTGCCACGCCATTCCCGACACCTGGCACCAGATGGGCGTGATCCTCTCGGCGACCGATTCGCTCAACTGGCTTTCGCGCATCACGGGTAAGAAGCAGGCCGAGCTTTCCGGGGAAGCCGAAGCGCAATTCACCGGTCCAGGCGAGACGATCTTCCTGCCCTACCTTTCGGGTGAACGGACGCCACACAACAATGCGGGGGCGCGCGGCAGCTTTGTGGGGCTGTCGCAGTCCACTGAGACGGCGCAGTTGGCCCAGGCTGTCATGGAGGGTGTTACCTTTGCCATGCGCGACTGCCAGCGCGTTCTTGCCGATGCCGGCACCCAGATCGGGCGCCTGCTCGCGGTGGGCGGTGGCTCCAAGTCGAACCTCTGGCTCAAGATGCTCGCCACCAATCTCGAAATGGAGATTGCCCTCCCCGAGGACGGCGATTTCGGCGGTGCCCTCGGTGCTGCCCGGCTGGGGCTCTGTGCCGCCACGGGCGCCAAGCCCGACGAAGTCATGGCCATGCCGCCGATCAAGACGGTTATCGCCCCCGATCAATCCCTTTCGGCAGCCTATGCCGACCAATATGCGCGCTACCGCGCGCTCTACCCCGCCATCGAGGAGACACGTAAGTGA
- a CDS encoding LacI family DNA-binding transcriptional regulator encodes MNELGTRRRATVHDVARAAGVSLATVDRVLNGRPGVRAETAEKVGEAILRIGFQRDLSASLLARARDLRLTFIIPDGGNEFMASLAGSVQRRADQALADRMHIETRRVRALDGDALAACLGRLDPADTDCAIIVASEEPSVIEAVGAAARRGIQVMTLVSDLPGSQRRHFIGIDNGAAGRTAASLMGRFLPAGGKVAVIAGSLHLRDHIERLEGFQSVLAAEFGQIELIGPLEGHDEQAETETIVGNLLRQHPDLAGLYNLGAGNLGLVAALEASSCGNAIRVIAHELTDPTRRGLRSGVIDVVLDQNPDGEIRECLAAARGLALGVPGTPETDPIEIGIFLRDNLR; translated from the coding sequence GTGAACGAGTTGGGGACGCGGCGTCGGGCCACGGTACATGATGTGGCGCGCGCAGCTGGTGTTTCCCTCGCCACGGTCGATCGCGTGCTGAATGGCCGGCCGGGCGTGCGTGCGGAAACCGCCGAAAAGGTTGGCGAGGCCATTCTGCGCATCGGTTTTCAGCGCGATTTGTCGGCCTCCCTCCTCGCTCGTGCCCGCGACCTGCGCCTGACCTTCATCATCCCGGACGGCGGCAATGAATTCATGGCCAGCCTTGCCGGCTCGGTGCAGCGCCGGGCCGATCAGGCGCTGGCTGATCGCATGCATATCGAGACGCGGCGGGTGCGTGCGCTCGATGGCGATGCGCTGGCCGCCTGCCTCGGCCGGCTCGATCCGGCGGACACCGACTGCGCCATTATCGTCGCCAGCGAGGAGCCTTCGGTGATTGAGGCGGTCGGCGCCGCCGCGCGCCGCGGCATTCAGGTGATGACGCTGGTGTCCGATCTACCGGGCAGCCAGCGGCGGCACTTCATCGGCATCGACAATGGCGCGGCGGGACGGACGGCCGCTTCGCTAATGGGGCGTTTCCTGCCAGCGGGCGGCAAGGTTGCCGTGATCGCCGGCTCGCTGCATCTGCGCGATCATATCGAACGGCTGGAAGGCTTCCAAAGCGTCCTGGCGGCTGAGTTCGGGCAGATCGAGCTCATCGGGCCACTTGAGGGTCATGATGAGCAGGCCGAGACCGAAACCATAGTCGGCAATCTCCTGCGGCAGCACCCCGACCTTGCCGGGCTTTACAATCTGGGCGCCGGCAATCTCGGTCTGGTGGCGGCACTCGAGGCATCCAGTTGCGGCAACGCCATTCGTGTCATTGCCCATGAGCTGACCGATCCCACGCGGCGCGGACTGCGCTCGGGGGTTATCGACGTGGTGCTGGACCAAAATCCCGACGGGGAAATCCGCGAATGTTTGGCCGCCGCCCGCGGCCTGGCATTGGGCGTCCCAGGCACCCCGGAAACGGACCCCATTGAAATCGGCATTTTCCTGCGCGACAATCTGCGTTAA
- a CDS encoding aldose epimerase family protein has product MAVNVSEFGEYQGKRVDQFRLTSSTGVTVDIIGYGVVVRDWRVPVAGGERQVALGFDSFAPYPEHSPHFGSLAGRVANRIKDASFTLDGKTYKLPANEGNLHLHGGPEGLGRQVWSGEVDNGNTAVRFTHFSPDGAMGYPGNVNFAATYTLKGNKLRLELTATTDRPTPISLVQHQYFNLGTDELVLDHKLQVNSSAYTELGPDLCPTGAILPSAGTQYDLRQGRTMRDKAGQPIDYDIGMVLDCGRDLSQAVATVTSPEADLTLKLWSDRPGLQVYNGVMTNVQVPGLGGRRYPKHSGFCLEDQALADAVHHPHFPNIIYSPDRPYSHWCEIEIG; this is encoded by the coding sequence ATGGCAGTCAACGTCAGCGAATTCGGTGAGTATCAGGGCAAGCGGGTGGACCAGTTCCGGCTCACCAGTTCCACCGGGGTCACAGTCGATATCATCGGGTACGGCGTGGTGGTGCGAGATTGGCGCGTGCCCGTTGCAGGGGGCGAACGTCAGGTAGCGCTGGGCTTTGACAGCTTCGCGCCCTATCCCGAGCATAGCCCGCATTTTGGTTCGCTTGCCGGACGCGTTGCCAACCGCATCAAGGATGCCAGTTTCACGCTCGACGGCAAGACCTACAAACTGCCAGCCAATGAAGGAAACCTCCACCTTCACGGCGGGCCCGAAGGTCTGGGGCGGCAGGTCTGGAGCGGCGAGGTAGACAACGGCAACACCGCTGTGCGCTTCACCCATTTCAGCCCCGATGGCGCCATGGGCTATCCCGGCAATGTCAACTTCGCGGCCACCTATACGCTCAAGGGCAATAAGCTCCGCCTCGAGCTCACCGCCACGACCGACCGCCCGACACCGATCAGCCTCGTGCAGCACCAGTACTTCAACCTCGGCACCGACGAGCTGGTGCTGGACCACAAGCTTCAGGTCAATTCCAGCGCCTATACGGAGCTCGGTCCCGATCTTTGCCCCACCGGCGCCATCCTGCCTTCGGCCGGCACGCAATACGATCTGCGCCAGGGTCGCACCATGCGCGACAAGGCCGGCCAGCCGATTGACTACGACATCGGCATGGTGCTCGATTGCGGGCGGGATCTCAGCCAAGCCGTCGCCACTGTAACCTCACCCGAAGCAGACCTGACGCTCAAACTCTGGAGCGATCGGCCGGGCCTGCAGGTCTATAACGGCGTTATGACCAATGTGCAGGTGCCGGGCCTTGGCGGCCGGCGCTATCCCAAGCATTCCGGCTTCTGCCTCGAAGACCAGGCACTCGCCGATGCCGTCCATCACCCACACTTTCCCAACATCATCTATTCGCCCGACCGGCCCTATAGCCATTGGTGCGAGATCGAGATCGGGTAG
- a CDS encoding epoxide hydrolase family protein, giving the protein MPTPYTIAISETDIADLKQRLARTRFPQALPGVGWDYGTDDRFLHDFVAHWRDRYDWRIAETRLNSFPHFTEEVAGETIHFIHARGQGDSNIPILLTNGWPANFVELLALVPLLTEAVDGVAFDVVIPSLPGYGFSSQPERPGMNLSAIAILWAELMSRLNYPKFLVSGSDLGTGVEMSLVQRFPERLIGAHYVNVFFGYPPPADPTPEEQDYLVRIAQWQAVEGAYVMIQGTKPATLAVGLNDSPAGLAAWILEKYRSYSDCDGDVSNAFDLDDLCTILSVYWFTQTIGSSVRLYREAFADQDLARKGARHTVPHAVLLPPHDNPAPRSWGERNLWNIVRWTELSAGGHFPALEVPEAMAHDIRAFYSQIA; this is encoded by the coding sequence ATGCCCACGCCCTACACCATCGCTATTTCCGAAACCGACATCGCCGATCTTAAGCAGCGGCTCGCCCGCACGCGCTTTCCCCAGGCGCTCCCCGGCGTCGGCTGGGATTATGGTACCGACGACCGTTTCCTCCACGACTTCGTTGCCCATTGGCGCGACCGGTATGACTGGCGGATAGCCGAAACGCGGCTCAACAGCTTTCCCCATTTCACCGAGGAAGTAGCGGGCGAAACCATCCACTTCATCCATGCGCGGGGGCAGGGTGACAGCAATATTCCCATCCTTCTCACCAATGGCTGGCCCGCCAATTTCGTCGAGTTGCTGGCTTTGGTGCCACTGCTGACCGAGGCGGTCGATGGTGTCGCGTTTGATGTCGTGATCCCCTCGCTGCCGGGCTACGGCTTTTCGAGCCAGCCCGAGCGCCCCGGCATGAACCTCTCCGCTATCGCCATACTCTGGGCCGAGCTGATGAGCCGGCTCAATTATCCCAAGTTCTTGGTATCTGGATCGGATCTGGGGACCGGGGTCGAAATGAGCCTGGTCCAACGGTTTCCCGAGCGGCTGATCGGCGCCCACTACGTCAATGTGTTTTTCGGCTATCCGCCGCCAGCGGACCCGACGCCGGAGGAGCAGGACTATCTCGTGCGGATCGCGCAGTGGCAAGCGGTCGAGGGCGCCTATGTGATGATCCAGGGCACCAAGCCCGCGACTTTGGCCGTTGGGCTCAACGACTCTCCCGCCGGCCTTGCCGCCTGGATCCTTGAGAAATACCGCAGCTATAGCGACTGCGATGGAGACGTCAGCAACGCCTTTGATCTCGACGACCTCTGCACCATTCTATCGGTCTACTGGTTCACCCAGACCATCGGCTCCTCCGTGCGGCTCTACCGTGAGGCCTTTGCCGACCAGGACCTTGCCCGTAAGGGCGCCCGCCACACTGTCCCGCACGCAGTGCTGCTGCCGCCGCATGATAACCCCGCGCCGCGCAGCTGGGGCGAGCGGAACCTCTGGAACATCGTGCGCTGGACCGAGCTGAGCGCCGGCGGTCACTTTCCAGCGCTTGAAGTGCCCGAGGCGATGGCTCATGACATCCGCGCTTTTTACAGCCAGATTGCCTGA
- a CDS encoding helix-turn-helix transcriptional regulator produces MDKTQRLFSIMDALRRHRRPVTAAALAEEQGVSVRTLYRDVQTLIGLGAPIDGEAGVGYMLKPGFFLPPLMFTADELEALVLGARWVGAQPDDGLGAAAKNALAKIATASPEDLRDRINDTGLWPVAVWTEKKPMPVLGEIRQAMRTEKAVDIAYEDEAGRATERTIWPVQLAYFEGKQVIVAWCCLREAFRNFRTDRIAKLTLTEQRYGKRRAILDREWRESWIHDSHYSS; encoded by the coding sequence GTGGACAAGACGCAACGGCTGTTTTCGATCATGGACGCGCTGCGGCGCCACCGCCGGCCCGTCACGGCGGCCGCGCTCGCCGAGGAGCAGGGTGTTTCCGTGCGCACCCTCTATCGCGACGTCCAGACGCTCATTGGCCTGGGCGCCCCGATCGATGGCGAGGCGGGGGTGGGCTACATGCTGAAGCCAGGCTTTTTCCTGCCGCCACTGATGTTCACCGCTGACGAACTCGAGGCCCTGGTACTGGGCGCCCGCTGGGTCGGCGCTCAGCCCGATGACGGCCTAGGCGCAGCCGCCAAGAATGCCCTGGCCAAAATCGCCACCGCCTCGCCGGAAGATCTGCGCGACCGCATCAACGACACGGGGCTTTGGCCCGTCGCGGTCTGGACCGAAAAGAAGCCCATGCCGGTTCTCGGGGAGATCCGACAGGCTATGCGCACCGAAAAGGCGGTCGACATCGCCTATGAAGACGAAGCGGGCCGCGCCACCGAGCGCACCATCTGGCCAGTGCAGCTGGCTTACTTCGAAGGCAAGCAGGTGATCGTTGCCTGGTGCTGCCTGCGCGAAGCGTTCCGCAATTTCCGCACCGACCGAATAGCGAAATTGACGCTCACTGAGCAACGCTATGGCAAACGTCGCGCTATTCTGGACCGGGAATGGCGGGAGAGCTGGATCCACGATTCGCACTATAGCAGCTAA
- a CDS encoding DUF1294 domain-containing protein → MRRTGELERWDDARGFGFIRAADGTSYFVHVSDIERGANRPTNGMKLSFAVGQGRNGQPAAILAYLLRADIKSLGRAHVPAPARPAPRDFRPYVAAAFVALLVFAVLAGSVPLWMGAAYLVLGIVSFVQYGADKTYAQTGQWRISEAMLLGVDLVGGIIGGLLAQSHFRHKTRKPEFVLSTWVIFAVHALWLAGMASGLISVDELAELGALLPR, encoded by the coding sequence ATGCGCAGGACGGGGGAACTCGAGCGCTGGGATGATGCGCGGGGCTTCGGCTTCATCCGGGCCGCGGACGGGACGAGCTACTTCGTCCACGTCAGCGATATCGAGCGTGGGGCCAATCGCCCAACCAATGGCATGAAGTTGAGCTTTGCAGTGGGTCAGGGCCGCAACGGGCAACCCGCCGCCATTCTCGCCTATCTGCTGCGCGCCGATATCAAGTCGCTCGGCCGCGCCCATGTACCGGCCCCGGCGAGACCTGCACCAAGAGACTTCCGCCCTTATGTCGCTGCGGCCTTTGTTGCGCTGCTGGTCTTCGCGGTGCTGGCGGGCTCAGTGCCGCTCTGGATGGGTGCCGCCTATCTGGTTCTGGGGATCGTTTCCTTCGTGCAATATGGTGCCGACAAGACCTATGCTCAGACTGGGCAGTGGCGGATCTCGGAAGCCATGCTCTTAGGCGTCGATCTTGTGGGCGGCATTATCGGTGGATTGCTGGCGCAGAGCCACTTTCGACACAAGACGCGCAAACCCGAATTCGTCCTCTCCACCTGGGTGATTTTCGCTGTGCATGCGCTCTGGCTGGCCGGCATGGCGTCAGGCTTGATCTCGGTCGATGAATTGGCGGAACTTGGGGCGCTGCTGCCCCGCTGA
- a CDS encoding NUDIX domain-containing protein, with amino-acid sequence MRHRISAGVLALRGNDILLVRHYRAGHHDFWAGPGGGVEGAEELWKTAEREALEETGLVVRAGAMAYIDELIDGSGRIVKFWFLADYVSGEIDVGANPATEESVVDARWFALDALPHGHVFPEILRSRFRQDMVDGFSRPIKLPLRHSIF; translated from the coding sequence GTGCGACACCGGATTTCTGCGGGCGTACTGGCCCTGCGCGGCAACGACATTCTCCTTGTGCGGCACTATCGTGCCGGCCACCATGATTTCTGGGCCGGGCCCGGCGGCGGCGTGGAAGGCGCTGAGGAGCTTTGGAAGACCGCCGAGCGGGAGGCGCTAGAGGAGACCGGCTTAGTCGTCCGAGCGGGCGCCATGGCCTATATCGATGAGCTGATCGATGGGAGCGGGCGCATCGTCAAGTTCTGGTTCCTGGCTGACTATGTCTCGGGCGAGATCGATGTCGGGGCCAACCCCGCCACCGAAGAGAGCGTCGTCGACGCCAGGTGGTTTGCGCTGGATGCCTTGCCGCACGGGCATGTCTTTCCCGAAATCCTGCGTAGCCGCTTCCGCCAGGACATGGTCGATGGTTTCTCCCGCCCCATCAAGCTGCCGCTCCGGCACTCCATCTTCTAG
- a CDS encoding lipocalin family protein, protein MRFALAMSTAALLATPALAQEAGTTTDLEIRPDAYTGVWYEIARTPAPYENDCEGGVTATYTLIDDSTVEVVNRCDPASGDEQGVTGQAEVVNNNFNTLEVQFGGESGAPGINYVVAAVGEEQDGEYPWAAVHSPEGNTGWILSREPEISEDHRDAAEAALEEVGVDVSQLSDTEQPPQSYDPVSE, encoded by the coding sequence ATGCGCTTCGCTTTGGCTATGAGCACAGCAGCCCTGCTCGCCACGCCCGCCTTGGCCCAAGAGGCCGGGACCACGACCGATCTGGAAATCCGCCCGGACGCCTATACCGGCGTCTGGTACGAGATCGCGCGCACGCCAGCGCCCTACGAGAACGACTGCGAGGGTGGCGTCACCGCGACTTACACCCTGATCGATGACAGCACGGTCGAGGTGGTCAACCGCTGTGACCCCGCCTCCGGCGATGAGCAGGGCGTGACCGGCCAGGCCGAGGTGGTCAACAACAACTTCAACACGCTCGAGGTGCAGTTCGGTGGCGAGTCCGGTGCGCCAGGCATCAACTATGTCGTTGCTGCCGTGGGTGAAGAGCAGGATGGTGAATACCCCTGGGCGGCCGTCCATTCCCCCGAGGGTAACACCGGTTGGATCCTCTCCCGGGAGCCCGAGATATCGGAAGACCATAGGGACGCAGCGGAAGCGGCACTCGAAGAGGTCGGCGTTGATGTGAGCCAGCTCTCCGATACCGAACAGCCGCCCCAGAGCTACGATCCGGTTTCCGAATAG